From a single Desulfobacterales bacterium genomic region:
- a CDS encoding enoyl-CoA hydratase/isomerase family protein has protein sequence MNEASKLNVNCDFFTGKAVDSIAQITFKENLLLRAIDLKCKEDFFDYLDIVSKNESIKVVLITGSSKKISCEEYISFYLKLLKSDHSKEIERLYNAVNQIVLRIAGFNKMVIHADTGNIISLFLNISLACDYRIIGDNTIFKNPNIDLDVLPKGGGVFFLSKILGRGKTFEILLSRKELDAIDALKLGIVDKVVPSQEIDEASLKIASEFAQNPPHLLSGIKKLMAYCMNDLAGYLDYENEVLRRTIISSEFRAKLEILEC, from the coding sequence ATGAATGAAGCATCAAAACTTAATGTTAATTGTGATTTTTTTACAGGCAAAGCCGTAGATAGTATCGCTCAAATAACCTTTAAAGAAAATCTTCTTCTTAGGGCGATTGATTTAAAGTGCAAGGAAGACTTTTTTGATTATCTTGATATTGTATCAAAAAATGAGTCTATCAAGGTTGTTTTAATTACAGGATCATCCAAAAAAATATCATGCGAAGAATATATAAGTTTTTATCTTAAACTTTTGAAATCCGATCATAGCAAAGAAATTGAACGATTATACAATGCTGTAAACCAAATTGTTTTACGAATTGCTGGATTTAACAAAATGGTTATCCATGCAGATACCGGCAATATAATATCCCTTTTTTTAAATATAAGTTTAGCTTGTGATTATAGAATTATAGGCGATAATACAATTTTTAAAAATCCTAATATTGACTTAGACGTTCTTCCCAAAGGAGGCGGAGTTTTTTTTCTTTCAAAAATTTTAGGAAGAGGCAAAACTTTTGAAATATTGCTGTCCAGAAAAGAGCTCGATGCAATTGATGCCTTAAAACTTGGAATTGTTGATAAAGTAGTCCCTTCACAAGAAATTGATGAAGCCTCACTAAAAATAGCCAGTGAATTTGCCCAAAATCCTCCCCATTTATTAAGCGGAATAAAAAAACTTATGGCTTACTGCATGAATGACTTAGCGGGTTATTTGGACTATGAAAATGAAGTGTTACGGAGAACTATTATTTCATCAGAATTTCGTGCAAAATTGGAAATATTAGAATGCTAA
- a CDS encoding ParA family protein — protein sequence MRRVVFNQKGGVGKSTIACNLAAISASEGNRTLVIDLDAQCNASQYLLGHEYFEIKTTIFSFFEELLAFSFRKKGLIDCIVKTKFKNLDIMPSHSNLFDLQDKLESRYKMYKLRDSLDELTSYDYIYIDTPPALNFYSRSALIAADACLIPFDCDYFSRQALYTLIDNVREIQQDHNSGLEIEGVVVNQFQSRAKLPTKIIDDLIKEGLPVLDSYLSSSIKIRESHDLCLPMIYLDSSHKLTTEFQALYKELNG from the coding sequence ATGAGACGAGTAGTTTTTAATCAAAAAGGTGGAGTCGGAAAATCTACAATTGCTTGCAATCTTGCAGCTATAAGCGCGTCTGAGGGAAACAGAACTCTTGTAATAGACCTTGATGCCCAATGTAACGCAAGCCAGTATCTTCTTGGTCATGAATATTTTGAAATAAAAACTACTATTTTTTCTTTTTTTGAAGAACTTTTAGCCTTTAGTTTTAGGAAAAAAGGTCTTATTGATTGCATAGTTAAAACTAAGTTTAAAAACCTTGATATCATGCCTTCTCATTCTAATCTTTTTGATTTACAAGACAAACTTGAATCAAGATATAAAATGTATAAGCTTAGGGATTCGTTAGATGAGCTTACTTCATACGATTATATTTATATTGATACCCCGCCGGCCTTGAATTTTTATTCAAGGTCGGCTCTAATTGCTGCTGATGCTTGCCTTATTCCTTTTGATTGCGATTATTTTTCACGGCAAGCTCTTTATACTTTGATTGATAATGTTAGAGAAATACAGCAAGACCATAATTCTGGACTTGAGATAGAAGGAGTAGTTGTCAATCAATTTCAGTCGAGAGCGAAACTTCCAACAAAAATTATAGATGATCTAATTAAGGAAGGCCTGCCTGTGTTAGATTCATATTTATCATCTTCAATAAAAATCAGAGAATCCCATGATCTCTGTCTTCCGATGATATATCTCGATTCTTCCCATAAACTGACTACCGAATTTCAAGCTCTTTATAAAGAACTTAACGGATAA
- a CDS encoding acyl-CoA dehydrogenase: protein MILLNPKNYDREYADEKSKAIMLKMIEFFETRGKAKLKQDDHDRVWYSDFLEFVKKEGIFSSVLTPSGYGDSDSRWDTYNLCGLNEIFGFYGLSYWYTWQVSILGLGPIWMSKNEKVKNETTRLLKEGAIFAFGLSEKEHGADIYSTDMLLTNLGNGKYVADGGKYYIGNGNKAAFVSIFGKDSDTNEYVFFVVDSSHKNYECVKNTINSQNYVAELALNSYPISDDDILARGTDAWDMALNTVNVGKFNLGWASIGICTHALYEAINHASSRKLYNKFVTDFPHIKQLFVDAYSRTVAMKLFSLRATDYMRAASPEDRRYLLYNPMVKMKVTTQGEEVINLLWDIIAAKGFEKDMYFEIAARDIRALPKLEGTVHVNMALIIKFMPNYFFNPGVFPEIPKRNDAANDSFLFNQGKTKGLSGIQFHDYNIAYNSVNLPNINIFKEQLNIFKEMLLAAPPSKDQTMDIDFLLIMGEVFTLVSYGQLIIENSKIYNVEDDLLDQIFDFMVRDFSKFALMLYSKPSSSDKQMEYCLKMVKKSANNPERFENIWKNHVFALKDVYRMNE, encoded by the coding sequence ATGATTCTGTTAAATCCAAAAAATTATGACAGGGAATATGCCGATGAAAAATCAAAGGCAATAATGCTTAAAATGATCGAGTTTTTTGAAACTCGAGGCAAGGCAAAATTAAAACAAGATGACCATGACAGAGTTTGGTATTCAGATTTTTTAGAGTTTGTAAAAAAAGAAGGAATATTTTCAAGTGTTCTAACTCCTTCTGGATATGGAGATTCGGATTCAAGATGGGATACCTATAATCTTTGCGGGTTAAATGAGATATTCGGATTTTACGGTCTTTCCTATTGGTACACTTGGCAGGTTTCAATACTTGGACTTGGTCCTATATGGATGAGCAAGAACGAAAAAGTAAAAAATGAAACAACTCGTTTACTTAAAGAAGGAGCTATATTTGCTTTTGGTCTTTCTGAAAAAGAGCATGGAGCTGATATTTATTCTACTGATATGCTTTTAACTAACCTTGGAAATGGAAAATATGTTGCTGATGGCGGTAAATACTATATTGGGAATGGAAATAAAGCGGCGTTTGTTTCAATATTCGGAAAAGATTCAGACACAAACGAATATGTTTTTTTTGTAGTTGACTCATCCCATAAAAATTATGAATGTGTAAAAAATACGATAAATTCTCAAAACTATGTAGCAGAATTAGCCTTGAATAGTTACCCGATATCTGATGATGATATTCTTGCAAGGGGTACAGACGCATGGGATATGGCATTAAATACTGTTAATGTAGGTAAATTTAATCTTGGATGGGCATCAATCGGAATTTGCACCCACGCTCTTTATGAAGCCATAAATCATGCGTCATCTCGAAAGCTTTATAATAAATTCGTAACGGATTTTCCGCATATTAAGCAATTATTTGTAGATGCTTATTCACGAACTGTTGCTATGAAACTTTTTTCTCTAAGGGCAACTGATTATATGCGTGCTGCTTCGCCTGAAGATAGGCGTTATTTATTATATAATCCAATGGTCAAAATGAAAGTTACAACTCAAGGTGAAGAAGTTATAAATCTTTTATGGGATATAATTGCGGCAAAAGGTTTTGAAAAAGATATGTATTTTGAGATTGCTGCAAGGGATATAAGAGCTTTGCCTAAGCTTGAAGGAACGGTTCATGTTAATATGGCATTAATAATTAAATTTATGCCGAATTATTTCTTTAATCCTGGAGTTTTTCCTGAAATACCAAAAAGAAACGATGCTGCAAATGATTCATTTTTATTTAATCAAGGCAAAACAAAAGGTCTTTCAGGCATACAGTTTCACGATTACAATATAGCGTATAATAGCGTTAACCTTCCTAATATTAATATATTTAAGGAACAACTGAATATTTTTAAAGAAATGCTTTTGGCAGCGCCTCCGAGCAAAGATCAAACAATGGATATTGATTTTCTGTTAATAATGGGAGAAGTGTTTACTTTAGTATCTTATGGCCAGCTTATCATTGAAAATTCAAAAATTTATAATGTCGAAGATGATTTACTTGACCAAATTTTTGATTTTATGGTAAGGGATTTTTCAAAATTTGCATTGATGCTTTATTCAAAGCCAAGCAGCTCTGATAAACAAATGGAATATTGCTTAAAAATGGTAAAGAAGTCTGCCAATAATCCTGAAAGATTTGAAAATATATGGAAAAATCATGTATTTGCGTTAAAAGATGTATATCGTATGAACGAATAA
- the cas6 gene encoding CRISPR system precrRNA processing endoribonuclease RAMP protein Cas6, translated as MLFGKYDFSCVFQNDSILPSHKCSIFRGIFGYALKTVVCALKQQECSECILKKTCVFTLIFETGNENLKPFVIEPPLTKEISFPVNSSFDFSLILFGKANNYLPYAIYSFYEIGKIGIGQKRDNKRGKFIINHVKFQDKIIYSYNDQTLDFNENLPNLSVFLDKSYAYPNGEMKIKLYFKTPLRIKHENKFNVDNIPFHILIRTILRRISSLFNAFGYGEPILDYKGLVTRANDVKIIDSNIEWLDYKRYSSRQEEEMFFGGIIGDITYQGKLDEFMPLINLASKIHIGKQTTFGLGNIKAEIIL; from the coding sequence ATGTTATTCGGAAAATACGATTTTTCATGTGTCTTTCAAAATGATTCAATACTGCCCAGTCATAAATGCTCAATTTTTAGAGGTATTTTTGGATATGCTTTGAAAACCGTTGTGTGTGCCCTCAAGCAGCAGGAATGCAGCGAGTGCATTTTAAAAAAAACCTGTGTGTTTACTTTAATTTTTGAGACTGGCAATGAAAATTTAAAGCCTTTTGTTATTGAGCCTCCACTTACAAAAGAAATAAGTTTTCCTGTTAATTCATCATTCGATTTTTCTTTAATTTTATTCGGAAAAGCTAATAATTATCTTCCATATGCTATTTACTCTTTTTATGAAATTGGGAAAATAGGTATAGGTCAAAAAAGGGATAATAAAAGAGGAAAATTTATCATTAATCATGTTAAATTCCAAGATAAAATAATTTATTCCTATAATGACCAAACCCTCGACTTCAACGAAAATTTACCGAATTTATCTGTCTTTCTTGACAAATCATATGCCTATCCCAATGGTGAAATGAAAATAAAACTTTATTTTAAAACTCCTTTAAGGATAAAACATGAAAATAAATTCAATGTTGATAATATTCCTTTTCATATATTAATACGCACTATATTACGAAGAATATCGTCTTTATTTAATGCTTTTGGATATGGAGAGCCTATCCTTGATTATAAAGGACTCGTGACTAGAGCTAATGATGTCAAGATAATAGATTCAAATATTGAATGGTTAGATTATAAACGATATTCGTCACGACAAGAAGAAGAAATGTTTTTCGGAGGCATAATTGGAGATATAACATATCAAGGAAAGCTTGATGAATTTATGCCCTTAATAAATTTAGCGTCAAAAATTCATATTGGAAAGCAGACAACATTTGGTTTAGGAAACATAAAAGCGGAGATAATTTTATGA
- a CDS encoding TIGR02584 family CRISPR-associated protein, with amino-acid sequence MKNIILAVSGLSPQVITETLYALHQNNRNIDEIHVITTKEGKDKIYTDLFGNEDGYYYQYLNEYGINKSSIKFGHQNIHAIKNKNGVEINDIENEDDNEKLLKKCLELAFYFTMPPNTAVFFSIAGGRKTMSACLTLAAQIYGRPQDRLYHILVSPEFESNRNFYYPPVKSKKIELRDRQHQPFYKETQYARINIIHIPFISVRNQLPQDLLNAPIEPANLILSLIKDDKASLIVNLISGKIIYRTIELDMMPARMALYVFFAMQKKHCQKETKFCGNCDDCFLDINSIYEKQKEISNFYKKLSKSRPIEEMSTDGITNLSQQNFNGYKSRINKEIQQKFGSNAIKELEISSVGQRPNTRYGISIDKNRIEIVL; translated from the coding sequence ATGAAAAATATTATTCTAGCTGTATCAGGTCTCAGCCCTCAAGTTATAACTGAAACACTGTATGCGCTCCATCAAAATAATAGAAATATTGATGAAATTCATGTTATTACTACTAAGGAGGGCAAAGATAAAATTTACACGGATCTATTCGGAAATGAAGACGGATATTATTATCAATATTTAAACGAATATGGAATTAATAAATCGTCAATAAAATTTGGTCATCAAAATATTCACGCTATCAAAAATAAAAATGGAGTTGAAATAAATGATATTGAAAATGAAGATGACAATGAAAAACTGCTAAAGAAATGTCTAGAACTTGCATTTTATTTTACAATGCCTCCGAATACTGCTGTTTTCTTTTCAATTGCCGGTGGAAGAAAAACAATGAGCGCATGCCTTACGCTTGCGGCTCAGATTTATGGAAGACCTCAAGATCGACTTTATCATATTCTTGTTTCTCCCGAATTTGAAAGTAATAGAAATTTTTATTATCCCCCAGTTAAGTCAAAAAAAATTGAATTGAGGGATCGCCAGCATCAGCCATTTTATAAAGAAACACAATATGCTCGTATAAATATCATCCATATACCTTTTATTTCCGTCAGAAACCAATTACCCCAAGATTTATTAAATGCCCCAATAGAGCCAGCAAATCTTATTCTGTCTCTTATTAAGGATGATAAAGCATCTCTAATTGTTAATCTGATTTCTGGAAAAATAATTTATAGAACGATTGAACTTGACATGATGCCAGCGAGAATGGCCTTATATGTCTTTTTTGCCATGCAAAAAAAACATTGCCAGAAAGAAACAAAATTTTGTGGAAATTGTGACGACTGCTTTCTTGATATAAATTCAATTTATGAAAAGCAAAAGGAAATTAGCAATTTTTATAAAAAACTTTCAAAATCGCGCCCGATTGAAGAAATGAGCACTGACGGAATAACAAACCTTAGCCAGCAAAATTTTAATGGTTATAAATCAAGAATAAATAAAGAAATTCAACAAAAATTTGGAAGTAACGCAATAAAAGAACTTGAAATTTCTTCTGTTGGACAACGACCTAATACTCGTTATGGAATATCTATTGATAAAAACAGAATAGAAATTGTTTTATAA
- a CDS encoding gamma-glutamylcyclotransferase: MLIFVYGTLLKGMERAYMLKQSKFKGPAIAKGNLYDLGDYPGIKDGENIIIGELYEINDETLSKLDVVEDYNEDDINSSLFVRKKINACEFSEGRMVEVFAYYYNHEVDDRKFIAHGDYRRYLLEKEGNDQFVIAYGSNMSSKRLSDRVGKLDEYKKGYIEGFKLVFNKKSDDKNTSYANIKYTGKDKCPCIAWKLSRAQVETLDGFEEVPSHYLRITVPMQEQNGRELIAQVYIASPDSIAERIQPEEWYLKHIQDGYKENGFYYG; the protein is encoded by the coding sequence ATGCTAATTTTCGTTTATGGTACACTTTTAAAAGGGATGGAAAGAGCTTATATGCTTAAACAAAGTAAGTTTAAGGGTCCTGCAATTGCCAAAGGAAACCTTTATGATTTAGGCGATTATCCCGGCATAAAAGATGGTGAAAATATAATCATTGGTGAACTATACGAAATTAATGATGAAACTTTATCCAAACTTGATGTTGTAGAAGATTATAACGAAGATGACATAAACTCATCATTATTTGTAAGAAAAAAAATAAATGCTTGCGAATTTTCGGAAGGAAGGATGGTTGAAGTTTTTGCCTATTATTACAACCATGAAGTTGACGACAGAAAATTCATCGCACATGGCGATTATAGGAGATATCTCCTTGAAAAAGAAGGGAACGATCAATTCGTGATTGCTTATGGCTCAAACATGAGCAGCAAACGTCTAAGCGATAGAGTTGGAAAGCTTGACGAATATAAGAAAGGATATATCGAAGGATTCAAACTGGTTTTCAATAAAAAATCAGATGATAAAAACACAAGTTACGCAAACATAAAATATACTGGAAAAGACAAATGTCCATGCATTGCCTGGAAACTTTCAAGAGCGCAAGTTGAAACACTGGACGGATTCGAAGAAGTTCCTTCTCATTATTTACGAATAACCGTTCCCATGCAAGAACAAAATGGAAGAGAGCTAATTGCTCAAGTTTATATCGCATCTCCTGACTCTATAGCTGAACGGATTCAACCCGAAGAATGGTATTTGAAACATATCCAAGATGGATATAAAGAAAATGGATTTTATTATGGATGA
- a CDS encoding sigma-54-dependent Fis family transcriptional regulator — translation MTTSILIVDDEQSFLNSVMRKLRLQGYTDLTPISNPSEVPKLLQSKTFDAAFLDIIMPEMNGLELLQIIKEQSPQTECIMLTANEDIPSVIQAIKYGAFDYLVKPIKPDQLIHALDRALERKQLFNILLMRQKKGFKDSFNNPDAFKEIITCDEKMLQLLHEAELHSQSDIVMLITGETGVGKELVTRAIHLASRRASGPFIAINMLAVSPMLFESEFFGHKKGSFTGADKDKLGHIAKASDGTLFLDEIGDLSMEIQRKLKSYQVK, via the coding sequence ATGACTACTTCCATATTGATTGTTGATGATGAACAGTCTTTCCTGAATAGTGTTATGCGAAAATTACGATTACAGGGCTATACAGACTTAACTCCAATATCAAATCCCAGTGAAGTGCCGAAATTGTTGCAAAGCAAAACATTTGACGCAGCTTTTCTGGATATTATCATGCCAGAAATGAATGGCTTGGAACTGCTACAAATCATCAAAGAGCAAAGCCCCCAGACTGAATGCATAATGCTTACTGCCAATGAAGACATCCCCAGTGTCATCCAGGCGATTAAATATGGCGCATTTGATTACTTAGTTAAACCCATCAAGCCTGATCAATTGATTCATGCTCTAGATCGTGCACTGGAAAGAAAACAGCTTTTTAATATCCTCCTGATGCGTCAAAAAAAAGGATTTAAGGATTCATTCAATAATCCAGATGCATTTAAGGAAATCATTACTTGCGATGAAAAAATGCTGCAACTTTTGCATGAAGCAGAATTACATTCCCAATCAGATATTGTAATGTTGATTACCGGGGAAACAGGTGTTGGAAAGGAACTTGTCACAAGGGCAATTCATCTTGCCAGCCGAAGAGCCTCAGGTCCTTTTATTGCCATCAATATGCTTGCAGTATCTCCCATGTTATTTGAATCTGAATTTTTTGGCCACAAAAAAGGATCATTTACAGGTGCAGATAAGGATAAATTGGGACACATAGCAAAAGCGAGTGATGGAACTCTCTTTTTAGATGAAATAGGTGATTTATCCATGGAAATTCAGCGAAAACTAAAGAGCTATCAGGTAAAATAG
- a CDS encoding GAF domain-containing protein — MTNLPTLNNGFKNNQKDAAIAELATALVSSQSIETISELVLNHAKLLTGSLFGYVGFIDPQTGYLVVPTLTKDIWNSCQIENKTIFFKEFTGLWGWGLKNKKSFLTNTPNSDKRSSGVPSGHIEIKRFICAPAMIGDTMVGQLGLANASDDYTEKDLALLERLAALYAIAIHRKKNEDRLEKLSQLNESLIKSGNLSEKLNRITEGVVKIFDADFCRIWITSQGDLCDTGCFHVKRTDEHHICRIKDLCLHLMASSGRYNYIDGKVHRRVPFGCYKIGRVASGNDPKFITNDVTHDPRVHNHEWAKSLGLVSFAGYRLLSSEDKPIGVLALFSKHAITPDEDTLLENMANTTAQIIQAVKSEEARSESEQKIRALFDHTFQFIGMLAPDGTILDLNQTTLDFIKKNRVETIGKYFWNINWGTNLPNEQELLKDAIKKAGNGQFIRFETWFTSGNNNIYDIDFSLKPVKDKYGCVSLLIAEGRDITEQKQAVRQMFRTYKLAALGQIIAGVAHEVNNPNNLIYFNLPILKDYLNAIRVLLDRFAAKESDLRIMNMTYEMFFDDLFQLIADMELGSSRISKIVSELKNYTHSHNEETKKPENIKNVIDHVLTLVGKQIQKLVKRFNVHVADDLPLVLVKSSKIEQVLINLIINAGQAADKSNSYVSLVVDRDAQKTDVIAICIEDNGCGIPEDIANKIFDPFFTTKGRDAGTGLGLAISQRIIEEHRGQISFKSKAGQGTLFTVHLPAYKGDTK; from the coding sequence ATGACAAATCTACCCACTTTAAACAACGGTTTTAAGAACAATCAAAAAGATGCTGCAATTGCCGAATTAGCCACTGCACTCGTATCATCACAATCCATAGAAACCATTTCTGAACTGGTGCTTAATCATGCAAAACTATTAACTGGCAGTCTATTCGGTTATGTTGGTTTCATTGATCCTCAAACAGGTTATCTTGTTGTTCCTACATTAACCAAAGACATCTGGAATTCATGTCAGATAGAAAATAAAACTATTTTTTTTAAGGAGTTCACAGGCCTATGGGGATGGGGACTCAAAAATAAAAAATCTTTTCTCACCAACACCCCCAATTCAGATAAACGTTCATCAGGTGTTCCATCAGGTCATATTGAAATCAAACGCTTTATCTGCGCTCCAGCCATGATTGGCGATACCATGGTAGGTCAGCTTGGACTCGCCAATGCCAGCGATGATTATACAGAAAAAGACCTCGCTCTGCTTGAAAGATTGGCGGCTCTTTATGCAATTGCCATACATCGTAAAAAAAACGAAGATCGGCTGGAAAAATTAAGTCAACTTAATGAGTCGTTAATTAAATCAGGAAATTTGAGTGAAAAACTAAACCGAATTACAGAAGGGGTAGTAAAAATATTTGATGCTGATTTTTGCCGTATCTGGATAACTTCACAGGGCGATCTTTGTGATACAGGATGTTTTCATGTAAAAAGAACAGATGAGCATCACATATGCCGTATTAAAGATCTTTGCCTTCATCTCATGGCTAGTTCTGGCCGTTACAATTATATTGATGGCAAAGTTCATCGCAGAGTACCTTTTGGTTGTTATAAAATTGGTAGAGTAGCATCAGGTAATGATCCTAAATTCATAACCAATGATGTTACCCATGATCCACGAGTGCATAACCATGAATGGGCTAAAAGTCTGGGACTGGTATCCTTTGCAGGTTACAGGTTGTTATCCTCTGAAGACAAACCCATTGGTGTTTTAGCGCTTTTCAGTAAACATGCCATTACTCCTGACGAGGATACATTGTTGGAAAACATGGCAAATACAACTGCTCAAATCATTCAGGCGGTAAAATCAGAAGAGGCAAGAAGCGAAAGTGAACAAAAAATACGAGCTTTATTTGACCATACGTTCCAGTTCATTGGAATGCTTGCACCAGATGGAACAATTCTTGATCTAAATCAAACTACCCTGGATTTTATAAAAAAAAATCGAGTTGAAACAATTGGAAAATATTTTTGGAATATTAACTGGGGGACCAATCTTCCTAATGAACAGGAACTGCTTAAGGATGCAATAAAAAAAGCAGGCAATGGACAATTTATTCGTTTTGAGACCTGGTTTACTTCCGGAAACAATAACATATATGATATTGATTTTTCCCTTAAGCCGGTGAAGGATAAATATGGCTGTGTTTCCTTGCTGATTGCCGAAGGGAGAGATATAACCGAACAAAAACAAGCTGTGCGCCAGATGTTTCGGACATATAAATTGGCAGCTCTGGGTCAAATAATTGCTGGAGTTGCACATGAAGTGAATAATCCCAATAATCTTATTTATTTTAATCTGCCTATCTTGAAAGATTATCTAAATGCCATACGTGTTCTACTTGATCGATTTGCAGCAAAAGAATCTGATTTGCGTATCATGAACATGACATATGAAATGTTTTTTGATGATCTCTTCCAGTTGATAGCCGATATGGAACTTGGATCATCAAGAATTTCAAAAATAGTATCGGAATTAAAAAATTATACTCATAGTCATAATGAAGAAACTAAAAAACCTGAAAACATCAAGAACGTTATTGATCATGTACTGACCTTAGTGGGAAAACAGATTCAGAAACTGGTCAAGCGATTTAATGTTCATGTTGCCGACGATCTTCCTCTTGTTCTGGTCAAATCAAGTAAAATAGAGCAAGTATTGATTAACTTGATTATCAATGCTGGACAGGCTGCTGACAAAAGTAATTCGTATGTATCTTTGGTAGTTGATAGAGACGCTCAAAAAACGGATGTTATTGCCATTTGTATTGAAGATAATGGCTGTGGCATTCCAGAAGATATTGCCAATAAAATTTTTGATCCTTTTTTTACAACAAAAGGCAGAGACGCTGGAACTGGTCTTGGTCTTGCCATTTCACAACGTATTATCGAGGAACATCGGGGGCAGATCTCATTTAAAAGCAAAGCTGGTCAAGGCACATTATTTACTGTTCATTTACCTGCCTATAAAGGAGACACGAAATGA
- a CDS encoding LamG domain-containing protein, which produces MVTKKYVFINIVFFFFSMFLIATTVYGDQSLIGHWQFDEGDGTIASDASTLGNNGFIYYPEWIEGYVNNGLAFNGENSYVEVPYNEAYNAQVFTAAMWLKSENGSRTCAYLRRSGGWHIRTSNGQWDIALEGSGVIQSGYYFPDQEWHHYAVTVDNINKTVTFFVDGKQFGNVHSYSREISASTGNFYIGQYSGNYRWKGGIDDVRLYNEAKSEQEIREIFLKDSDLIGYWPLDEISEGFTTDISGLCCDCR; this is translated from the coding sequence ATGGTTACAAAAAAATACGTATTTATCAATATAGTATTCTTTTTTTTCAGTATGTTTTTGATTGCTACGACAGTCTATGGAGATCAATCATTAATCGGTCATTGGCAATTTGATGAAGGTGATGGAACGATAGCCAGTGACGCATCAACTTTGGGAAATAATGGTTTTATTTATTATCCAGAATGGATTGAAGGTTATGTAAACAATGGTTTGGCCTTTAACGGGGAGAATAGTTATGTTGAAGTGCCTTATAATGAGGCATATAACGCTCAAGTTTTTACAGCTGCCATGTGGCTAAAAAGTGAAAATGGAAGCAGAACCTGTGCATATCTGAGACGTTCTGGGGGATGGCATATCCGAACAAGCAATGGACAGTGGGATATTGCGCTTGAAGGAAGTGGAGTTATCCAATCTGGTTATTATTTTCCTGATCAGGAATGGCATCATTATGCTGTAACTGTTGATAACATAAACAAAACGGTCACTTTTTTTGTGGATGGAAAACAGTTTGGTAATGTACATTCCTATAGCAGAGAGATATCTGCTTCAACCGGTAATTTTTATATAGGCCAATACAGCGGAAATTATCGTTGGAAAGGCGGTATTGACGATGTAAGGTTGTATAATGAAGCAAAATCAGAGCAGGAAATTAGGGAAATATTCCTTAAAGATAGCGATCTTATCGGTTATTGGCCTCTTGATGAAATATCCGAAGGATTTACGACTGATATATCAGGATTATGCTGTGACTGTAGATAA